The following nucleotide sequence is from Triticum dicoccoides isolate Atlit2015 ecotype Zavitan chromosome 7B, WEW_v2.0, whole genome shotgun sequence.
ggtatttgataccggtgcggttgctcatatttgtaactcaaaacaggagttgtggaataagcggagactggcaaaggacgaggtgacgatgcgcgtcgggaatggttccaaggtcgatgtgatcgccgtcggcgcgctacctctacatttacctatgagattagttttaaacctcaataattgttatttagtgccagctttgagcatgaacattgtatctggatctcgtttaatgcgagatggctactcatttaaatccgagaataatggttgttctatttatatgagagatatgttttatggtcatgccccgctggtcaatggtttatccttaatgaatctcaaacgtgatgttacacatattcatagtgtgaataccaaaagatgtaaagttgataacgatagtcccacatacttgtggcactgccgccttggtcacattggtgtcaagcgcatgaagaagctccatgctgatggacttttagagtctctcgattacgaatcatttgacacatgtgaaccattcctcatgggcaaaatgaccaagactccgttctccggaacaatggagcgagcaaccaacttattggaaatcatacatactgatgtgtgcggtccaatgagcgttgaggctcgcggaggctatcgttatgttctcactctcactgacgacttgagtagatatgggtaagtctacttgatgaaacacaagtctgagacctttgaaaagttcaaggaatttcagaatgaggtagaaaatcaacatgaccgaaagataaagttcttacaatcagatcgtgggggagaatatttaagtcacgaatttggtatgcacttaaggaaatgtggaatcgtttcacaactcacgccgcctggaacacctcagtgtaacggtgtgtccaaacatcgaaatcacactctattggatatggtgcgatctatgatgtcactcactgatttaccgctatcattttggggatacgctctagagacaactacattcactttaaatagggcaccgtctaaatccgttgaggcgacaccgtatgaattatggtttgggaagaaacctaagctgtcatttctaaaagtttggggatgcgatgcttatgtcaagaaactccaacctgaaaagctcgaacccaagtcgaaaaaatgcgtcttcataggataccctaaggaaaccattgggtataccttctaccttagatccgaaggcaagatctttgttgccaagaacggaccctttctggagaaagagtttctctcgaaagaagtaagtgggaggaaagtggaactttatgaagtactacctcttgaaccggaaagtagcgcagctcaggaagatgttcctgtggtgcctgcaccgactagagaggaaactaatgatgatgatcaaggtacttcggaacaagttactattgaacttcgtaggtccacgaggacacgttccacaccagagtggtatggcaaccctgtcctagagatcatgttgttagaaaacggtgaaccttcgaactatgaagaagcaatggcgggcccagattccaacaaatggcttgaagccatgcaatccgagataggatccatgtatgaaaacgaagtatggactttgacaaacttgccagatgatcggcgagcgatagaaaacaaatggatctttaagaagaagacggacgcggatggtaatgttaccatctataaagctcgacttgtcgctaagggttatcgacaagttcaaggggttgactacgatgagacattctctcccgtagcgaagctgaagtccatccgaatcatgttagcaattgccgcatactatgattatgagatatggcaaatggacgtcaaaacggcattccttaacggctatcttaaggaagaactgtatatgatgcagccggaaggttttgtccatcctgaaatgctaacaaggtatgcaaactccagcgatccatttatgggctagtgcaagcatctcggagttggaacattcgctttgatgagatgatcaaagcgttgggtttatgtagacttatggagaagcctgcgtttacaagaaagtgagtgggagctctgtagcatttctcatattatatgtagatgacatacttttgatgggaaatgatatagaacttttggacagcattaaggcctacttgaataagtgtttttcaatgaaggaccttggagaagctgcttacatattaggcatcaagatctatcgggatagatcgagacgcctcataggtctttcacaaagcacataccttgataagatattgaagaagttcagtatggatcagtccaagaagggattcttgcctgtgttgcaaggtgtgaaattgagctcggctcaatgcccgaccacggcagaagatagagaaaagatgagtgtcatcccctatgcctcagctatagggtctattatgtatgccatgctgtgtaccagacctgatgtaaaccttgccgtaagtttggtaggaaggtaccaaagtaatcccagcatggaacactggacagcggtcaagaacatcctgaagtacctgaaaaggactaaggatatgtttctcgtatatggaggtgacgaagagctcgtcgtaaagggttatgtcgacgctagcttcgacacagatctggatgactctaagtcacaaaccggatacgtgtatattttgaatggaggggcagtaagctggtgcagttgcaagcaaagcgtcgtggcgggatctacatgtgaagcggagtacatggcatcctcggaggcagcgcatgaagcaatctggatgaaggagttcatcaccgacctaggagtcatacccaatgcgtcggggccggtcactctcttctgtgacaacactggagctattgcccttgccaaggagcccatgtttcacaagaagaccaggcacatcaagcgtcgcttcaactccattcgtgaaaatgttcaagatggagacatagatattttcaaagtgcatatggatctgaatgtcgcagatccgttgactaaacctcttccgcgagcaaaacatgatcaacacctgaactctatgggtgttcgattcatcataatgtaactagattattgactctagtgcaagtgggagactgttggaaatatgccctagaggcaataataaaatgattattattatatttccttgttcatgataattgtctgttattcatgctataattgtgttatccagaaatcataatacacgtgtgaatgcatagaccacaacatgtccctagtgagcctctagttgactagctcgttgatcaacagatagtcatgggttcctgactatggacattggatgtcgttgataacgggatcacatcattaggagaatgatgtgatggacagtacccaatcctaagcatagcacaagatcatgtagttcgtttgctagagcttttccaatgtcaagtatcatttccttagaccatgagatcgtgtaactcccggatgccgtaggagtgctttgggtgtaccaaacgcacaacgtaactgggtgactataaaggtatactacgggtatcctcgAAAGTATCTGtttggttgacacggatcaagactgggatttgtcactccgtatgacggagaggtatctctgggcccactcggtaatgcatcatcataatgagctcaatgtggccaagtgtttggtcacgggatcatgcattacggtatgagtaaagtgacttgccggtaacgagattgaacgaggtattgggataccgatgatcgaatctcgggcaagtaacgtaccgtttaacaaagggaattgtatacgggattacttgaatcctcgacatcgtggttcatccgatgagatcatcgaggagcatgtgggaaccaacatgggtatccagatcctgctgttggttattgaccggagagtcatctcggtcatgtctgcatgtctcccgaacccatagggtctacacacttaaggttcggtgacgctagggttgtagagatattagtatgcggtaacccgaaagttgttcggagtcccggatgagatcccggacgtcacgaggagttccggaatggtccggaggtgaagaattatatataggaagtccagtttcggccatcgggaaagtttctggggtcaccggtattgtaccgggaccaccggaagggtcccgggggtccaccaggtgggggccacctatcccggagggccccatgggcttaagtgggTGGGGAACCAgcacctggtgggctggtgcgccccccttgggcctccccctacgcctagggttggaaaccctaggggtggggggcgccccacttggcttggggggcaagccacccccttggccgccgccccccagggcccctatataaagagggagggagggagggctgcgcacccctgctcctcgcgcctccctctccctctgcaacacctctccctctcgtagagcttggcgaagccctggcgagattgccgctacttccaccaccacgccgtcgtgctgctagatctccatcaacctctccctccccttgctggatcaagaaggaggagacgtcttccccaaccgtacttgtgttgaacgcagaggtgtcgtccgttcggtgctaggatcttcggtgatttggatcacgacgagtacgactccctcaacccgttctcttgaatgctttcgtgcgcgatctacaagggtatgtagatgcaatcctctctctcgttgctagatgactccatagactgatcttggtgaagcatagaatttttttattttctgcaacgttccccaacaacttccgcatcatgttgagcttgatccacCGGGTTGACCGTGGCAGTGAACAGAGTGGTCATCTTATccgtgagatccatcagcacctgagccgacgagcgcacatggcctcctgccccggctgctgctgacccggaggttatcgcTGCCGCAGTTGTGGAGTTTTGAATAggttgcgtgccagccatgaagatcccgaccctgctcggcggctcaaggagatctggaatactgatgccatcggaacagcccccaagcccgccgttttgcagttgatacaacgaatctatctcacccgtggacgactcaccatcagaatagatggccgtctcaccgccagatgcagatccttcagagagttctccgtggatgcatcccacgaaggtacgcttcatggcaggcagagcccgggcgggtctcgcacgctgagccgtctcgacgaggtcggtgcagatatccggctcagggcctgggtcgccgatcttgccgatgaaaatgtgaattccaccgaaggggacccgatacccgtactcaattgagtcggcgtCAGGACCCCAGcccgcgtcatcgatgtagagcttgccgcgacgactcttggtcatctggcccacagcgtatcccttgagcccttcgaagctgcccttcaagaactcaaatccaccgtgcgctggccccacggtgggcgccaattatcgtcgaattgtcacggcagatgtcctcgtgaaaggacttagtcgtggagccatcgcaaggaaacttaaaggggttaatagggacaaaggacacgaggtttatactggttcggccccttacggtgaaggtaaaagcctacgatccagttttgagtgagattgcttatgtctcgatgaccagggagcgaatcgcttgacctagctctcgatttgatgttacttgccctgatctgccgccgggtcgtccctttatatatagaggtcgacgcccagtggctctcagagtcccggccggctcataaacagtgtctggctcggtctctaactattcctgccttacaacacaagtcatgtacatatggcggtttatctctatgggccttaagtcgcctctgggctttggccCTTACTGAATCGCCATCTTCAACCTTGGTCCTGGGCTTCAAGAAtattcataggtataacccggcccctcctggacgggtcatatcaaatagttatatccccaacagggtcCCTTCCGCCGGCATGGGGCTGAGATCCTCCGAAcctccatggcccaaaggccaTCGGAGGTGGGGCGgatcggcgccgccgccggcgggaggaggaaggagactcTATTGTACTTGATCTTAATAATGGCAATAGTTCACTTTTATCAAGAATAGATGGTCATGACGCATAAGGAGCCAAATTTGCAAGGACAGGCTTCTTTTTTAGCATTTAACTTCCAGTGTTTCATGCCAGCAAGTAGGTTTGTGGTCGAAAAATCCATGGACAACTTGAGTAAAGTAGGCTTCGCTTCATTTTTTGGGGGTTCAGTACCATAGCACGGGCATTTTCCTAGTTTTCCTACAAAATCTAGTGCATGAAAATCCTAGGGAAAACTCCTTCCAGTTTGTAGTCCTACGAACCTAACAAGCAATGTAGGAACAATTTTAAGGGTTGAATCCTTCAAAAGTCCATTGAATCAAATAGACTTTAGTGACCAACTCTGTATTCAAGAACAAATCAGATCAACGGCTTCAATATTGTGGCTTCTCACTCTCATATGCGTAGCTTCTTCTTTACACCAAAACATGTGGCACAAAAAAAACACGTACTATTGGGTATCATAAGATGTTTGTTGGGCCCTTCAATCAGAAAACACGTATTAGGTTCACTTGAGACCTACCAGCAACATGAAACATTGGGTTCTCATTTCTTAGCCAGAACCTCTGCGATGTTATTGTCGGCCGCTCAAGTTGAAAGCCGTCCTGTCTGAGATGAGTaggtatatatggatcttgttctgAGCCATTGGCGAAATGATCTTTGGCAGTTTTTAATAGGAACATTATGTAGAGTGTGGCGATTCCGTGCCCAGGTGCATCTTGCATATgtgtgtgaacagtaaaatcaaatcaAATACTCCCTCTGATTATACTAAAGCTGCGTCGATTAACTTGGATCGAAGGGAGTAGCAAAATTAGTATCTGGAGATGGATAAATATTTTAAGAGACACAAGATGTTTGCACAAAAAATGGTGTTTAAATTAGCATCCCAAGATCGGCGATGGTTGCCACTCGCATACCGTGGGATGACTAGCGTGGTCGGCGCGTTCGTCTTCTCCTCTGCAGCCGCCGGAGGCATGGGGGCTACTGGCTCGGCCGGAATAAAGGTGGTTTAGCCCTGCTGGTCTTCGAGCGCCAAGTCTTTGATCTGCTTCATGTTTGCCTCCTCGATCTGTACGCCAACGAGTTCCGGTGTTCCTCTTAAAGATTTCTGATGTTTGACGCATGTCGTCACTGGATATCTAGATCAAAATCGATACGGTCGTGTGCTCCCTTATCTTCGGCCAAAGGGGCTTCATGAGGGGGTGACGCGAAGCTTTGCTATCTTGCCGGTGCCATGGGACATGTCTAAGCATAGATTTCCATGCATTGAGAATGGTGATGAAAGTTATGGCAGCTGCGATCGGAGGCTTGTAATGGCGGAGAGGAGTTTTTGGCAATGGCCTTTTTGAACCCTTTGGCAATGGCCTTACTGAAGGCATTGTTTTTGGGATCTCGGTCTTTCTTCAAGGTGAAAACTCAAGATCATTGATCGGGCGACAACAACGCTTGTGCATTGTTTTCTTTTTGGAGGCGTCGCTTTGAAGAACCACTTTTGGGGTCTGAGTGTTGTCTTTGGTGTTGGTTACAGTGTTAGTGTTTCATCACTGCGACATGATCATTGCTTttatatttctctcttttttattttgtttttggttGTGTGCATTCTGAATGTCTTTTCTCGAATATATCCTGAATGTCTTTCGACATCTTATTTGTGCAGGGgctgggtgtaattggtatcttcgTGATATTAATATATCTCCCTTCAAGAAAAAAAAAGCATCCCAAAATCGAGTTATCTGCAAAAAAAAAATCAAGTTCACGTGAAGACTTACATTTAAGACCAGGGAATAATTAAAAAATGTATAAAAAGGACAGAAAGGGAAAGGCCCACCACATTCGACTTGCTCTCCAAGCGAAGCAGCCCGGCGATCCGCGGTCAGCGTTGAAAAGGGCACAGTGAGAAAAAATAAAACAGGAGAGAAAGCTTTCAGCAGCCTGAAGCAGAGGGGAAGGAAGAAAGGGAAGCCCAGACCTGTGTAGAACCGCCACCTCGCCGCGAGGGAGTAAAGAGAAAAAAAAAATGCTCGTCCGCACCCTCATCGCCCGCCTCCGCCCCCGCCTCGCCCCGTCGCTCGCCGGCCTCGGCGGCTGCGCGTCGGcggtcgcctccgccgccgccaccgacatcGTCGTCGACGAGGACGCGCCGCGGCCCCTCGGGTCGCCCGTGCCGGTCGGGGtcggggccgccgccgccgccatcgcggcCACCGTGCCCACCGTCCTGCAGCCGCGCGTGCTCATCTACGACGGCGTCTGCCACCTCTGCCACCGCGGTGAGCGCACGATTCCTCATTCCTGGGCACCATTTGGCTCGCACCGTGGCCTAATTTGGGCCGAGCGATTCGCGTTCGACGGTGCTGCTTTGTTGCGCCTGGGAGTCGATTGTGATGGCGAATTGTTCGCGGTTTTCGCAATGCAGGAGTGAAGTGGGTGTTCAGGACGGACAAGCACGCCAAGATCAGGTTCTGCTGCCTGCAGTCCAAGGCCGCGGAGCCGTACCTGAGGCTGGTGGGCATGGACCGGGAGGACGTGCTGCGCCGCGTTCTCTTCATCGAGGGGCCTGAGGCCTACTACGAGGGCTCCACTGGTTAGTATCCCCTTCCTCCTCCAGATTCAGAGCAGGCTCCTCTTGGTTAAGTGTGTCCTGTCAAGATTTTTCTGACAGGTCACTAGCAATATGATGCTGAGGTGTTTTCGTTTGTCGGTGCTGAGAATAGTACTGTACGTAGCAAGTAGCATCACCTGAGATGGAATTCTTGCTTTAAGGGTCAACTCCTGTCATTTTATGCAGAATGCTGACATGAGTGCCGCTTGAATCCTTAGAGTTGGTTTTCATTTCAGTACCATGTACTAGTACCAAATAGTATGATATTTGTCATAGTTTATGAATTGGGAGTCGATTACCTTGCCCTTCTTGTTGATTCTTATGAGTCAGGTCTGCAGCTCTTATCTTTAGCTAGGATTGTGATATGTGAAGGATGGGCAAGCACCTTACTTATCATTGAACACGTCTATATTTCAGTTGTTTTGCTGAACTCATCTTTATTTTAGGGATCCCTTATTTCAGTTGGTTCGTTGTGTGTTTTACGCTATTGTTGTCTCATCCCTTGCTCAAccaaaagtttttgcaatgtcaactGTTTTTGCTCTCCTTCACTAAATTGTGTAAAATTTGAGATGTGCAATTCTCTTTAGATTATATAGTTTAATCAGTCCTTGAGGCATCAGAATTCTGAAAGTATACAAATAGTTTCAGGTTTCCATATGCTTGCTGCAAATTATAAACAATAGCTATGCTGGGATAAAACAGCACTATAAACTGAAAAACATACTCAATTCAGCAAAAATTCGTAGTACAATTATTGCATTGTAGTTGATCCTCTCGGTTGTCATGCCACTGAACATTCTTAACATTTTTGGTTGCAGCTGCGCTGAAAGTTGCATCATACCTGCCTCTTCCCTACTCGGTGCTGAGCTCCCTGCTGATCATCCCCGTCCCACTGCGTGACGCAGCCTACGATTACATTGCAAGGAACCGGTACGACTGGTTCGGCAAAGATGACGAGTGTCTGGTGACCAAGGACCGGGAGCTTCTCGAGCGATTCATCGACAGGGACGAAATGCTCGGTGGCGGTCCCAGCAACAGCTCTTATTGACCACCGCTGTTTGCTTCTCGGTAGGTgtaggcagaggagatgtaagtaaTCTTCGCAACTATGTAGGCGATTATGGTTAGTTTGACTTAAGCCTGAAACTTCAGCTCCGTTTTCAGTAAGTAGCTAAAAGTGCTGGCTGGGATGCGGCATATTTCGCACCAT
It contains:
- the LOC119342064 gene encoding uncharacterized protein YuxK-like, with amino-acid sequence MLVRTLIARLRPRLAPSLAGLGGCASAVASAAATDIVVDEDAPRPLGSPVPVGVGAAAAAIAATVPTVLQPRVLIYDGVCHLCHRGVKWVFRTDKHAKIRFCCLQSKAAEPYLRLVGMDREDVLRRVLFIEGPEAYYEGSTAALKVASYLPLPYSVLSSLLIIPVPLRDAAYDYIARNRYDWFGKDDECLVTKDRELLERFIDRDEMLGGGPSNSSY